The stretch of DNA aaagtttagtcgatcgactatatttctttgtcgatcgactgagtttGAAAAATTTAGTCGATCGAATGACTTTCTTAGTTGATCAACTGAGTTCAGTTAGGCTTGTTTTACGCAAATTCTTATTTTAACCCTAGACCTATATAAACTCAATCCCATCCCCATTATacacttttgttagtttaaaaaAAAACACACTCTCACCCATACACAACCCAACgtgagagaagaagaagagaagcactcGTGATTTCCGTCTCACTATTCATTCCTAATTACCGTAAGTGTTCTAACTATCAATTTCATATTAATTGCTTATCAAAGGATGATTTGTAATTGGTATACTTGTGCCCTAATTGTATAACTATTGAAATTAGGAGGTTAATCGAATTAATTACATTAGCAATTTACTTGTTATGAATCGCGAGTGTTGTAGCATTGACCAAGTGGTGGCCAGAGCGTGTTTGAGACCGTAACTAGACGGGTACGTGGTTGGTGAATTGggtcttttccgtcattgttggtgttgttgttaaTTGTATAAATTGTTAATTGCATAAACTAGGTGGTGGATTCGTAGAAGAACGCTTCTAATCGATTCGTCATCGCTTTGTCGAAGAGTCTTTCTATCTAGGTAGGGATACCCTACTCATCCTTGTTATTTTTTATGTGATGTTGTAAATTGTTTGTCATATTGTTGAATGATTAATGCGTAGTACTGAGTGTCTATGATGAATCTCGATAGACATTCGTATTGTGGTCGAGAGACAACTATTGATAGTCGATCAATAGCTAACAGGTGATGGCCGTTTGACATTAAGGTAAATTTGATCGACATTATGGTTATTCATATTATTGTCTATTATTCAAAAGTTAGTTATTATGTCATGGCTTATGTTTCACTGTATGAGTAACTTTTATTGTTATATCTGAGGCGCGGTGACCAGGGAGCGCAGTGTATGGTGTTATTGAGGCACGGTGATCAGGGAGTTGTGCCATGGTGTGAGTTGTGTGGTGATTATACGGTACGGTGATCAGGGAGTTGTAACATTTGGTATGAGCACGGTGACAAGGGAGTTGTGCCATACTTGCTGAAAGAGGGGTGACGGTTGGCTCGTATAAGACGGGAGACCTGTCACACAATGATTGTGTTTATGATTCTTTGGTTGCAACAGTACTTATTCTACTATCAGTTAATTAAGATCTTAATTATTATTGGCATGTTTTATTTTATCCCTACTCAACCAGTGGTTGACGTGTTTGTGCCTTATGTcaaaattgtcacctatttccggggtggcctgtatTGATCCATTCAATAATTTTCGATTGGATGGGGAGTAGTTAATAAAGCAGGTACAGATTAGTAGCTGGTTATGATGCTGTGCTCGGGGACGGTTGACGTATAACACGAAGATGGAGTCTAGTGTTCACGAGCCAGAAACTTTAGTTGATCATGacatttaataaatttatttttaaatagTTATACCTTGtcagttggtttgaggattgtatttctTTTTGTTGTAACCATTTTACTTTAATAATGTAAACTTTATATAAAGTACCTTTGATTGTTTTACTTTTTTAGTCACTGCCTCAGTTTACCGAGTTGGTAACACGTTTATTTAGTCGGGAATGCCTTGATAAGGCTCCTgcttaaatgggggtgttacaacaagaATTGGACTTCCTTTTGCATGAATGAACATTTTTTTAACTTTCCATAAAGCTTGTACTCCCTAAGTGTTTTAAACAACACTTGTAGATGCTTCAGATGCTCTTCTTTGGTCTGAGTAAAAATCAGAATATCATCGAAATATAACATCACAAATCAGCCCAAATATGGTCTAAGGTCCTCGGTCATCAACCTCATGAAAGTACTTGGTGCATTAGAgagaccaaatggcatgacaagccactcgTATAAGTCGTGTTTTGTTTTAAAGGCTAATTTCCTCTCGTCCCCCTCTTTGATTCTAACTTGATGGTAGCCTTGTCTTATTTCGATCTTTGAGAACACTtgagctccactaagctcatccaagATATCGTCAAGTCTAGGTATTGGGAACCTATACATAACggtgatgttgttgatggctcgGCTATCGGTGCGCATTCTCTATGACCCGTCCTTTTTTGGAACAAGTAATGCCGGAACCGCACACGGGCTAAGTGACTCCCTCAAGAATTCCTTACTCACTAGCTCCTCAATTTGTTTATGCAACTCTTTGGTGGTTATTGGATCACTTCTATAAGCCGCTTTGTTTGGTAAAGAGGCTCCCGGAATAAGATCAATTTGGTGCTCAATACGTCTAAGTGGAGGCAATCCACTTGGGAGTTCATTAGGGAAGACATCCTCATAAGAATCAAGTAACTCTTGAACCTCCCCCGACACACCCTCCTTGGCCGTGACCAAAGGCTGCTACCCGTGACCTTCTCCCCCACCTCCTGCCCACTTAACCAAACCTATAACCACTAGGACATACACATCTCCCTCTCCTTCTAACTCTTATAACATTTCAGCCCCATTGATTAATAGGACTTCCTTACAAGGTTCAACCATTGAAGGTGGTGTTGTAGGTTTGCTGGTGGGTGGTAATGGTGACAATATGACTCTTTTTGAGCAAACTTGAAATAATAGGTGTTCTCTTTCCCATGGTGAACAGAATCCCGATCAAATTCCCAAGGTCTCCCAAGTCGAaaatgacaagcatccatgggtaaGACATCACAAAGGACCTCATTAACATAATTCTTTCCAATAGAGAAAGAGACCAAACATTATTTATCAACTCTAACCTCGACTcctttgttgagccaccttaGTTTGTATGGACAAGGATGATTTATTGTGGGTAATGAGAGTTTTTCAATCAAAGTACTCGATACTACATTagtacaacccccccccccccaatcaaTTATCAAATTACACACTCTTCCCTTGATGGTGCACCTAGTCCTAAAGATTCGTTGTCTTTGGTCTAGTTCTAATGGTTGTGGTTATGTGTGCATCGCCCTCCAAGTGACCAAAATAAGTCCCGAATCTGGCATGACTGCCTCGGCTGCCTCCTTTTGTTCCTCATCACTCTCATCATTTTCACAAACAAGAATCTCGTCCTCTCCCCAATGAATATTTTGATGATGGATTgaatattttgatgctgggttgaataTTTTGATGATGGATTTTTAGTTTTGGTCAACCTGTTTATGATATTTTGATCctgggttgaatagatcaatctgtgtaatattctgatgttgcaggattgaaattttacaatgcgcagctgctgaaatgctattttgcagtagcatttcagcggaacctactactgcaaaaattagcatttcagcagctgctggaacctgttaaaacaatttttttaaaaaaatatttataaattcgatcacggttaaaaataaaaccgtggtcaataaatctattgaaaacggtcgcatttaaatagaaacccgttgacatattcatccataatataacGATTTAAAAATCacaaaccgttgtcgaattcatgacatttaaaacggtttaataagcataaaccgttctcatatttactattttacaacggttgtgtttcagtaaaaccgttgtcataggtttctgtagagcattcagactaatactaccacggtttcaatattatagacaacggtttttgaaccgATCTTAATACTGTATTACGGTTATCtgaacccgttatttacatttcataacggttccgccttttaaacaaccgtggtcacgaaataacaacggtcgatgtaataacggttccgtATTTTGATTACAAtggtatatcaccttatctaaccgttgttgcacTAATTATTTGGCGTAGTGGTGCTAAGGGCCCTCTTGGTTGGACAATCTTTCATGAAATAACCATACCGTTGACATTGGAAGCATTTTTTAAGGCCTATGTTTTTTCATTGAGAGTTCTCGGGTGCTTTTCCTTTGTCGAAATAGGCTGTTTTTGGTTGTGAGTTTGAGGTGTCTTTGGGTTTTGATTCAGTTGGTACGTGAGGCTTTGGGTATTGGCCTATTTTGGTCGGGTATTTTTGTGGGTTAGCTCTTCCCTTTCCCGCTTTCTCAACTCTTAAAGCAAAGTTAACGGCCTCATAAAAGGACTACACATGTTATACTCGGACTCTTTAAGCAATTTTGTCATCTAAACcctcaacaaatctagcaattttttgTTGCGGTTTTTCATTCATTTCACATTGTAAAGTGAGTTGCTCAAAATCTCTAATATAAGACTCAAggggttgttggtcttgtttaagtgtGGTGAGTTTAATGAACAAGTCTTGAGTGTATTATTTAGGCACAAatttctcattaagcttctttctcaactttaaccaagacttaatgggttccttaccatctctttttctttggttctttaagttctcataccaaagtgAAGCATATCCTTTAAGTTTTAAGATGGCAAATTTAAAAGACTTAGCATCCGAATATGATTTAtattcaaagactctttcaatagTTGTAAGACAATCTATTAAGTCTtcgggatttaaactaccatgaaagtctggaatttctacctttaagtctttagGATGCTTGATACAGGAGAAGCATGGGTCTATCTTGAAAACGCAAGTTCGTGTCACTCTTGACATTTCAGATTCATTCACTTGGTTTAAAAGTTAAATATCTCTCAAACTATGGCTATTTTTGGTGTGACAAAATTAGGGATCATCTTACGAAGCTCTTCCGTGGTTAGAGCTCGTTATTGAGGACACTCATTAGctatgtgtccatagccttgacaCTTGAAATATCGCCTCATAGAACTTGTATTCTTAGGCTCCATAGCAATTGTTTTCCCTTTGTCTTTAGGATCTTCTATTTGAACTTCCTTAGGCTTGCTAAATTCTGGCTCCGAATAAGAACTTGAATCTAAATTTGATCCTCTTGAATAGGCATAGGATTTCCTTGCTTTATCATGCTTTTCAAACATTAGAGCCAATCTACAAACATCATCAAACCCATCATAATTCTGAACTTCGACTCTAGTAGCAATTGATGGCGTAAGTCCTTTGATGAATCTTGCAACTCTAAGCACTTCCTTTTCTTCAAGATCACAAACAATCGTCATCCTTTCGAATTCTTTAACATAATCGGCCAGGAACAGATTTTCTTGCGATAAAGATTGCAACTTTAGGTAATTTTCTTGCTCATAGTCTCTTGGTAAAAATCTCCTTATAAGATGTTTCTTTAGTTTCTCCCAAGTATCAATCTTGCTTTTCTTATCTCGCTTTCTCTgctttttcaaattttcatacCACAATGATGCATATTTAATGAGTTTTAGAATAGCAACCCTGAATTGTTTATGCTCATCGTACTCCTTGTACTCAAAAACTCGTTTAGCTTGCCTAATCCAATCGAAAAACTTTTCGGGATCCAAATCTCCATTGAAATCAGGTATGTCAAGCTTTAGACCTCGATCATCATGGTTCTTGTTATCCTTTTTAGGCTTGGAAATCGCATCATCCGAATCTGATCCACGAGACCTACTACGACTTGGACTTCGTTCTCTACCTCGTCCaactggaaggttcttcatcataTACTTTAGCTCGGCCATAGCTTGTTTCATCTCGTCTAACTGTTCTTGAAGTGT from Silene latifolia isolate original U9 population chromosome 10, ASM4854445v1, whole genome shotgun sequence encodes:
- the LOC141607609 gene encoding uncharacterized protein LOC141607609; its protein translation is MPGDADSSKGTDDGTSTLQEQLDEMKQAMAELKYMMKNLPVGRGRERSPSRSRSRGSDSDDAISKPKKDNKNHDDRGLKLDIPDFNGDLDPEKFFDWIRQAKRVFEYKEYDEHKQFRVAILKLIKYASLWYENLKKQRKRDKKSKIDTWEKLKKHLIRRFLPRDYEQENYLKLQSLSQENLFLADYVKEFERMTIVCDLEEKEVLRVARFIKGLTPSIATRVEVQNYDGFDDVCRLALMFEKHDKARKSYAYSRGSNLDSSSYSEPEFSKPKEVQIEDPKDKGKTIAMEPKNTSSMRRYFKCQGYGHIANECPQ